One genomic region from Amaranthus tricolor cultivar Red isolate AtriRed21 chromosome 12, ASM2621246v1, whole genome shotgun sequence encodes:
- the LOC130797331 gene encoding histone deacetylase 19 isoform X2, which yields MDSTGNSLPSGPDGVKRKVSYFYDPEVGNYYYGQGHPMKPHRIRMTHALLAHYGLLQHMQVFKPVPARERDLCRFHADDYVSFLRGITPETQQDQLRQLKRFNVGEDCPVFDGLYSFCQTYAGGSVGGAVKLNHGLCDIAINWSGGLHHAKKCEASGFCYVNDIVLAILELLKVHERVLYVDIDIHHGDGVEEAFYTTDRVMTVSFHKFGDYFPGTGDIRDIGYGKGKYYSLNVPLDDGIDDESYQSLFRPIMGKVMEVFKPGAVVLQCGADSLSGDRLGCFNLSIRGHAECVKYMRSFNVPLLLVGGGGYTIRNVARCWCYETGVALGIELDDKMPQHEYFEYFGPDYTLHVAPSNMENKNSRPMLDDIRAKLIDNLSKLQHAPSVPFQERPPDTELPEEDEDQKDPDERWDADSDMEADDHRPISIRNRVKREIIDPYAKVTAVNMGSDQQEACVKMELDSSNKPPDQPTDMIS from the exons ATGGACTCAACTGGTAATTCTCTTCCATCTGGTCCAGATGGGGTGAAACGTAAAGTATCATATTTCTATGACCCAGAAGTTGGAAACTATTACTATGGGCAAGGTCACCCTATGAAGCCTCATAGAATTCGGATGACGCATGCTCTTTTAGCTCATTACGGTTTACTTCAACATATGCAAGTGTTTAAGCCTGTTCCTGCAAGAGAAAGAGATCTTTGCAGGTTCCATGCTGATGATTATGTGTCCTTCCTTAGGGGCATTACACCCGAAACGCAACAGGATCAGTTGAGGCAGCTAAAGAGGTTCAATGTTGGTGAAGATTGTCCTGTATTTGATGGCCTGTACTCGTTTTGTCAGACTTATGCTGGTGGTTCAGTTGGCGGTGCTGTCAAGCTCAACCATGGTCTTTGTGATATTGCAATTAATTGGTCGGGTGGTTTGCACCATGCGAAAAAGTGTGAGGCGTCCGGTTTCTGTTATGTGAATGATATTGTATTGGCAATTTTGGAGCTTCTCAAAGTCCATGAG CGTGTTCTATATGTGGACATTGATATCCACCATGGTGATGGTGTTGAGGAGGCCTTTTATACTACAGATAGAGTCATGACAGTGTCTTTTCACAAATTCGGGGATTATTTTCCTGGTACAGGAGATATTCGTGACATTGGATATGGAAAGGGGAAGTATTATTCTCTTAATGTGCCTTTAGATGATGGAATTGATGACGAGAGCTACCAATCTCTGTTTAGACCAATTATGGGAAAAGTAATGGAAGTATTCAAACCTGGGGCTGTTGTTCTGCAATGTGGTGCTGATTCTTTATCTGGTGACAGGTTGGGCTGTTTTAACCTCTCCATTAGAGGCCATGCTGAGTGTGTCAAATACATGAGGTCCTTCAATGTCCCACTACTGTTGGTTGGTGGAGGTGGATATACTATAAGAAATGTAGCTCGTTGCTGGTGTTATGAG ACTGGGGTTGCCCTTGGAATCGAACTTGATGATAAAATGCCACAGCATGAATACTTTGAGTACTTTGGTCCTGATTATACACTTCATGTTGCTCCTAGTAACATGGAAAACAAGAACTCACGCCCCATGTTGGATGATATTAGAGCAAAACTTATCGACAATCTCTCAAAGCTACAGCATGCACCAAGTGTTCCATTCCAGGAGCGTCCTCCTGATACTGAGCTACCGGAG GAAGATGAAGATCAGAAAGATCCAGATGAAAGATGGGATGCAGATTCTGATATGGAGGCTGATGATCACCG TCCTATATCAATCCGGAACCGAGTAAAGAGagagatcattgatccttatgccaAAGTAACA